A stretch of DNA from Lycium ferocissimum isolate CSIRO_LF1 chromosome 4, AGI_CSIRO_Lferr_CH_V1, whole genome shotgun sequence:
TCTGTGTATCTTGATGGGAAATAGACTCTATTATTAGCTAGCTAAATGCATCATCTTATGGAAGTTCtttggtttatttcctattGTGCTTGTTTACTCTGTTTAATGGGTAGAACATGTGCAGTGTCCCATAGCATCAGTCAATCTCAATCTATAAGTGATGGTGAGAGTTTAGTTTCTCAAGGGGGAACTTTTGAGCTGGGTTTCTTTAGTCCAGGCAGTTCAACGCACCGGTACTTGGGCATTTGGTATAAGAATATTTCCGTCAGAACTGTCGTTTGGGTGGCGAACAGGAAAACCCCAATTAAAGATCTCGGTGGAGAACTAACGATTAACAGCACAGGCAGTATCGTGGTTTCCAGTAGGACTAGTGGTGTTATTTGGTCAACAAATTCATTCAAGGTTGTTAAAGCACCTGCTTTACGGCTTTTGGATTCTGGGAATCTTGTCGTAAGCGACGAGAAGGGCAGTAACTCGGATGTCTATTTGTGGCAGAGCTTTGATTACCCATCTGATACACTATTACCTGGAATGAAGCTTGGATGGGATTTACGAACGGGTCTTGATAGGCGGCTCTCTTCGTGGAGGAACTCAGATGACCCCTCCCCTGGAGAATTAAGTGCTGGCATAGAGCTCCATGAATATCCCCAGTCAGTTATATGGAAGGGCTCCAGAATTTACTACCGCAGTGGTCCGTGGACTGGAGAGCGATTTAGTGGTGCTCCTGAATTAAGGGTGAATCCGGTATTCGATTACAGCTTTATATCTAACAAAGATGAAGTGTACTACACCTACCAACTGAAAAACAAGTCTGTCATTTCAAGGTTGGTCCTGAATGATACAAGCTCTTCTCGACAGCGGTATGTGTGGGTAGAAGCCGATCAAGCCTGGAGGCTTTATGCATCAGTGCCACGTGATTATTGTGATACTTATCGCCTTTGTGGTGCGAACGGAGTTTGTGCAATCAGTGACTCACCTGTTTGTCAATGCTTGGAAGGTTTTAAACCAAAATCACCGGAAAAATGGAATTCAGTGGACTGGTCGGGGGGATGCACTCTCAGCAAGCCATTGAGCTGCCAGAGTAAGGATGTGTTCGTCAAATTTTCTCAACTGAAACTACCGGATACTGCCAACTCTTGGGTAAATGGTACTATGGATATTAAAGATTGCAGGGAAGCATGCTTGAAAAATTGTTCGTGTATGGCTTACTCAAACTCAAATTTTAGAGGACAGGGAATTGGATGTGTCCTTTGGTTCCATGATCTGATTGATATTCGGCAGGTTCCAAATGGTGGCCAGTACCTCTATATACGGATTGAGGCTTCAAAACAGGGTGCgtgttctttttcctttttctttcgtAGATCTCGTGTCAATCTGTTTTTGGTTTCTTggataaccgtggtgtccgggcTAACTTGCCTGCACCTCAACTAAATCCATGGGATACCTGCCACCAGCAACAGGTATCaagtaactctgtccaccaaggctaaGGCTAGGACAGAGGAaaaaaatcacctagtgtttttgtgTTGGCTGAGATTTGAACTTGAGAACTCATGGTTCTCAATCcgcttcattgaccactaggccacacttTTGGGTGTTGTGTCAATCCCGTTATTATACTAACTTATGTTTCTCTTTAACAGCTGGAAGGCGTGTGGTTAATGGAGTCTTGATTAGTCTAATCACCGGGGCTGTGGTTTTTGGGTTGGTTCTCGTCTGCTACTATCTTTCTCTGAGGAAGACGAAGGTTAGAGGTGTGTTCAGTTGAGCTAATTCAGCTCTGTGTTTTTTTCAACGAACTGGTTTATACTAGAACTTTAGTGATGGAATTTAcatgcttattttttaatatttctaaGCCATGATCCTTTTCCAAATAATTTGAATGATATTTACCAACATCCACCTTTTTGGTATCAGGGATAGTACGCAGACAAGATAACTCGACTAGTGAAGGCCCAAAAGAAGACATGGAGCTACCGGTTTTTGACTTGGCAACAATTGTTAATGCTACTGATAACTTTTCATTTAACAACAAGCTTGGTGAAGGAGGGTTTGGACCTGTTTACAAGGTAAACTTCTAAATTTGAATGTTCTGGTTGGTAGCATTAGGGCCTGAACTTCTTGCTATGTTGATCGGActactactacaacaacaataacatacccagtgtggtcccacaagtggggtctgaggagggtagaatgtacgcagaccttacccctacctttatGGGGTAAATAGGTtgttccgatagaccctcggctcgaaAGAAAAGACAGGGATGTGATAGCAAATAGCAAAGTGAAAGGCATGGTATCAAGAGAAATATGgcagctatgttgctcggactcttcaaaaatatcgaggagtgcgtgtcggatcctccaaaaaaagtgaattttttgaGGGTCTGACACGGGTGCGCCAACATTTTCGagagtctgagcaacatagGTTTCTTGTTCTCTCTCCGAAGGGCTTGGGAGTCAGTATGTGTGAGACATCGGATTGAGAAATTAGTGGTGTTCTCCTAGTCGAAACATAAATTAGGTTAGTTAGTGCTCTCTTTTAAGTTTTGGAGCTCCGGTGTCTGTGGCtagttcttctttctttcctttccaaatatttGTTGCATTTGACTTTCTTCCTACCTTATATGAcatttatagcctgtttggctaaGCTTTCAAAATCTGCTTAtctgaaaagtgttttttatcATGAGTGTTTTTCggaaaagtacttttggagaatagcagtttgtgtttggctaaacAATTTTGAAAACACTTTTGCTATTATTAGCAGTACTTTGTGCTTGGTGAATgtttcaaaagtgcttttgggaaaagctactttttttttaacttctgtAAACAACTTCTATTACTACTCAAAAGCgcttattttctttaaaaacttgTCCGAACACCTCAATTTTCCATAACTAGCACTTTTAGCTttccaaaagcttggccaaacaggctattattCTGCGTATGAACTTTATTTGGTCTGTAACTTTCAGGGAACACTAGTAGATGGATGGGAAATCGCTGTGAAGAGGCTTTCCAAGAGTTCTGGACAAGGATTACATGAATTCAAAAATGAAGTAAAGCTGATAGCGAAACTCCAGCACCGAAATCTTGTAAAGCTCATTGGAAGTTGTATTGATGGTGAAGAGAAGATGTTGATCTATGAATACATGGCTAACGGAAGCTTGGActcttttgtttttggtttgtATCTTTAGAGAAGAATTGCTGAAAATCTACATATGCTTGTTATCTAAGAGAATTGGACTAACTTAACTCTGAACTTCCAGATCAAACAAGGCGGGAACAATTGGGCTGGTCAAAGTTCTTTCAGATTATCGGTGGAATTGCACGTGGTCTTCTCTACCTTCACCAGGATTCAAGATTGAGAATTATTCACAGAGATCTCAAAGCAAGTAATGTGTTGCTTGATGCTGAGCTGAATCCGAAGATTTCAGACTTTGGTTTGGCGAGGACCTTTCAAGGAGATCAGTGCGGAGACAACACAGAAAAGGTTGCTGGAACTTTGTAAGTTTGTTTAAACGGGCCATAAATTATATCACTACTATATATCCATCTCTGTCATGTAATTTTGCTTGTTGATAATTTGCAGTGGCTATATGGCTCCAGAATATGCGCTCTATGGTCTATTTTCAGTAAAATCTGATGTCTTTAGTTTCGGTTTGCTATTGTTGGAGATAGTAAGCGGAAAGAAGAATCGATGCTTCCGTCATCCACATGATCATCACGGTCTTATAGGATACGTAAGATTTGAGATTCCAGTTTCTTCTTTGTTTGAATAATTCATGAGTGGCATCCAAGGGTGTGGCTTAGTGATCAATGGAAGTGGGTTAAGAATCATGAGGTCCTCAGGTTCAAATCCTAGCAGAGACAAAatacactaggtgatttcttcccatttgtTCTATCGTTGGTAGACAGAGTTATCCGGTACctgttgctggtgggaggtggcaGATATCCTGTAAAATTAATCGAGGTGCACGCAAGCTGGtccggacaccacggttataaaaaaaaaaaaagcaataataGTTCATGAGTGGGGAACTTAGTGACATACTTACATATGGGTTTTTCTTTGTTCCCTTTTCAGGCATGGAGAATGTGGACGGAAGGGACACCCCTCGAATTAGTTGATTTCTCGTTTGAGGACGACTCAAGTTCTATGTCGGAGATATTGAGGTGCATTCATGTAAGTCTATTATGTGTCCAGCAGAGTCCGGATGATAGACCAAATATGTTATCTGTGATTCTGATGTTGAATGGAGAGAGTACACTAGCACAGCCGAAAGAACCCGGTTTTCTGAGAGATGTGATACCAAGTGAAATTACTTCTATCAGGTCTGAGTATGACTCTTGTGCTACAAATGAAATTACATTTTCCTCGTTCGGGGCTCGTTAGAGAACTTCTAACGTTGTTAAAACTAATGTTTTGcttttactttatttggtaatgatgatgacatgagTTGAGCgaaaatgaaacaataaggaTTTATGTAGTCGATCCCAACTTGTTTGGCACTGAGGCGTAGTAGTTGTTGCTGGGCTCCTTAAGCAGACCACTcatacttggaaaaaaaatccCAAGTGTATTCCAATTCTAAATACATCATCCATTTATATACCACTGTCATTCTTGGTTTTAGTTGTGCATTGTCCAATAAGAAAGTACTCCCTCCAGTCCAAAATATTTGAGGATTTAGCCTCTAAAagttggtccaaaataattgaggttttagtTTATtaagaaagtatttttttttttttcccaaatttacCCTCAACACATTCTTAATTCAATGAACAAATTTAATGTTTGTCATAGTTTCAAAACCCCTCTTAATTAAGGGTATTATGGTTAATacatcttttaattttttggagTAAGTGAATTACTTAATCCATTTTGGACCGAAGAGAGTAAATGTTAAGCAGAAGGAATAGTTGACATGAATCCTCTGAATCAGTGTTTGAATCTCCACTGCTAAGACCTAGTAGTCATTTTCCCCTTTGAATTACTACTTTTGAAGTTAGGATGGACTTAATACTAGAAAAGGTTAACCTGTTTATTACTCATTCAACATGATGTGATTGATGCATCatgtttgaataattttttctagtgaaaatcattttcatccttcaactttaaaaaatcaaaccccACCTCCCACTTCGAACTGTAGACCATTTCTATTTTTTCACTCCAATTTTAGTTTCTATGGCTTGTaggaaaataaagaagacaagTATGAGAAAATTTTCTTCTTGTGTATTTCCTCTGTTTTGATCCGTGTATATATACAAGCCAAaagaataaaggaaaattctatCCCTAAAACTAACTACACCGCTGTCCTATATATCATTGGCTGTGGTCTAACAAGAATTATTCTTCAACAATGTACAAGGATATAAAAGGAAATCTAAGTACAATATTTACTAGTAGGTATTAAAATCTGATATAGAACATGACTTGTATTTGGGAATTGGGCAACTGGTAAACAAAAAGACTGGGCCGTGGTTGTCCTGTAACTTGTATTCACATAGGAGGTCCAATGCCTTGTATAAGCCCAATTAAGGCTAATGAAATCAGCTTTTGTTTCCCTCTTTTCTTCGATACAAACGATGAAGATGGTGAAGATAATTTGTGTGAAACTGTTGACGAATGAAGTGGCAATCAAATTCCACATGCTTCGTTCGTTCATGGAAGACAGGGTTTTTGGCGATGGTTTAAGTTTGCCCCCGTATGCTAGCGAGTTATGAAGTTATGCCCCTAGACTTTTTATATCTCGATCGGCATACGCTCCTCCCAACTCGCtcgcgaaattatttttttattttatgtccgGCGGGGTTCGAACTCAAAACCTCGGTATCAGTCAAGAAAGAAACTTAAAGCATcacaaatatgtaaaatttaaaGGGTTTCAGCTTTTGTTTCCCTCTTTTCTTCGATTATTAATGGATAACGAAGTGGCAATCAAATTCCACATGCTTCGTTTGTTCATGGAAGACGGGGTTTTTGGCGATGGTTTAATAGGCGAGTTATGTAAAGGGTTTCAGTTATTAATGAATAACGATAAAAGGGTCATTGCATTTGAGTCTCTCAAGAAGAATCCTGGTTTGTTAGGACTGCAAGATTTGAGTGATGATGATCTTAAGAGTATGCTAAAAGAAGGTGATTTTGATGGTGATGGAGCTCTTACTCAGATGGAATTTTGTGTGTTGATGTTTAGATTGAGTCCTGAGTTAATGAAGCAATCTCACTTTTTGTTAGAAGAAGCACTTCATCAAGAGCTCAAAGATTCTGACTTTTCATTGTAACTTTTGTCTTTTATACTTACCTTTAATGTaatacatgtttttttttttttaaatgtaataCATTgcaaaaacatatacagaaagTTGTATCTATGAAGAAACAGTTTGTTTATTCAGTTATGTTCATTGTCTCTGACAATGAgtcctatttttctttttttcctaagAATTTAACCATTCAATATCCAAAGCTCAGTGTTTGATGAATTCTAAGCTGAAACTTGGTAGGTGTTTGGTCATAGATTCCAAATATCTTaacttggaatttttgaagttggagttgtgttttcGCAAAGAGAAGAGAGCACATTATTTGGatttatgaaaatggaataGGAAAACAGGTTATAAGCTGTTTTCCAAATTTGCAATCCAACTTCAAGTtggatttggaattttcattttcaaataaGGTGAAAAATTaatccggaaaaaagtgaataattctcatggccaaacggctcCTTATAAATTCAGCTTAAATGAAGCACTTGAGATTCATATAGCCAACCCAAACTGGTTTGAGATTGAGGCGTAGTTGTTGTTATTTCTGGCAATGCACAACataaaatctttctttctttcaatgcTGCTGCTGCTACTGCTTCTTCTTATGAGTAATTACAATTTACAAGTATCGCGTGTCAATTTACATTTATTTCTTAGCTTCTCGAATGCAGGTAGAACTTGGATGAACATAGAGTCAATGGGTCATTATCCATGGAAGTAAAGATGAAGGTCGAAGTTGTGGAAATGTGATTTTCTATTCAAACATCGACCTGCTGGTCAAGAATAGACTGCTGGTTGAATAAATAACATATTTTATGATAAAATAATCCAGTAACCTGATAAGTATGTATAATCCAGTAACCTGATAAGTATGTTTATAAACTGAAAGTTCCTAGAAGTTTGCTCAGCCTTCAAATAATCTTAGTGAGAAAAATGCATCATCTCTGTTCATTGAGTAATCATTAATAATTCTATTACTATTAGACTTAATCTGATCTGTGTATTTTGATTGTGTATGGTTACTAAATGCATCATCTTATTGAGATTTCGATTCGATTTTGAACTACTACTCGTGTATGCTGATGTTATAAACTCATGGAAGTTCTTTGGTATATTTCCTATTGTGCTTGTTTACTCTCTTTAGTGGGGAGAATACGCGCAGTGTCCCATAGCATTATCAATCAATCTCAATCTCTAAGTGATGGTGAGATC
This window harbors:
- the LOC132053228 gene encoding G-type lectin S-receptor-like serine/threonine-protein kinase At4g27290 isoform X1; this encodes MHHLMEVLWFISYCACLLCLMGRTCAVSHSISQSQSISDGESLVSQGGTFELGFFSPGSSTHRYLGIWYKNISVRTVVWVANRKTPIKDLGGELTINSTGSIVVSSRTSGVIWSTNSFKVVKAPALRLLDSGNLVVSDEKGSNSDVYLWQSFDYPSDTLLPGMKLGWDLRTGLDRRLSSWRNSDDPSPGELSAGIELHEYPQSVIWKGSRIYYRSGPWTGERFSGAPELRVNPVFDYSFISNKDEVYYTYQLKNKSVISRLVLNDTSSSRQRYVWVEADQAWRLYASVPRDYCDTYRLCGANGVCAISDSPVCQCLEGFKPKSPEKWNSVDWSGGCTLSKPLSCQSKDVFVKFSQLKLPDTANSWVNGTMDIKDCREACLKNCSCMAYSNSNFRGQGIGCVLWFHDLIDIRQVPNGGQYLYIRIEASKQAGRRVVNGVLISLITGAVVFGLVLVCYYLSLRKTKVRGIVRRQDNSTSEGPKEDMELPVFDLATIVNATDNFSFNNKLGEGGFGPVYKGTLVDGWEIAVKRLSKSSGQGLHEFKNEVKLIAKLQHRNLVKLIGSCIDGEEKMLIYEYMANGSLDSFVFDQTRREQLGWSKFFQIIGGIARGLLYLHQDSRLRIIHRDLKASNVLLDAELNPKISDFGLARTFQGDQCGDNTEKVAGTFGYMAPEYALYGLFSVKSDVFSFGLLLLEIVSGKKNRCFRHPHDHHGLIGYAWRMWTEGTPLELVDFSFEDDSSSMSEILRCIHVSLLCVQQSPDDRPNMLSVILMLNGESTLAQPKEPGFLRDVIPSEITSIRSEYDSCATNEITFSSFGAR
- the LOC132053228 gene encoding G-type lectin S-receptor-like serine/threonine-protein kinase At4g27290 isoform X2 gives rise to the protein MHHLMEVLWFISYCACLLCLMGRTCAVSHSISQSQSISDGESLVSQGGTFELGFFSPGSSTHRYLGIWYKNISVRTVVWVANRKTPIKDLGGELTINSTGSIVVSSRTSGVIWSTNSFKVVKAPALRLLDSGNLVVSDEKGSNSDVYLWQSFDYPSDTLLPGMKLGWDLRTGLDRRLSSWRNSDDPSPGELSAGIELHEYPQSVIWKGSRIYYRSGPWTGERFSGAPELRVNPVFDYSFISNKDEVYYTYQLKNKSVISRLVLNDTSSSRQRYVWVEADQAWRLYASVPRDYCDTYRLCGANGVCAISDSPVCQCLEGFKPKSPEKWNSVDWSGGCTLSKPLSCQSKDVFVKFSQLKLPDTANSWVNGTMDIKDCREACLKNCSCMAYSNSNFRGQGIGCVLWFHDLIDIRQVPNGGQYLYIRIEASKQAGRRVVNGVLISLITGAVVFGLVLVCYYLSLRKTKVRGIVRRQDNSTSEGPKEDMELPVFDLATIVNATDNFSFNNKLGEGGFGPVYKGTLVDGWEIAVKRLSKSSGQGLHEFKNEVKLIAKLQHRNLVKLIGSCIDGEEKMLIYEYMANGSLDSFVFDQTRREQLGWSKFFQIIGGIARGLLYLHQDSRLRIIHRDLKASNVLLDAELNPKISDFGLARTFQGDQCGDNTEKVAGTLHGECGRKGHPSN